A genomic region of Haliotis asinina isolate JCU_RB_2024 chromosome 1, JCU_Hal_asi_v2, whole genome shotgun sequence contains the following coding sequences:
- the LOC137279012 gene encoding uncharacterized protein, giving the protein MYARLIFFFLYVGDSVRADQALYDGARGSEVVTTVVDRIRNACIFRRDNLYLRRLAYVESADGTDPKTYRPGYYGGIWQIDESKFLATTNCTGRLLPKCLDILREFSIDWKRVPWRALLKPLYSALAASLYTFLTVGPDGVPPDLTGQQVFWRDAFHDGILPYSYMDKVHDMPNVCSSTQLDVAFVLDSSSSVDRVDFYRTLDFVKDAVATLFKSNPGTRVAMVKYSSFAIVEFHLDRYHTAEQVNSYLDNMVYIPGGSNTAEAINVTIHDVFSAAHGARREASKIAILITDGRSKSSNATIDVGQDAHRAGITVFTVGVGEVNIRVLNALASVPTCNHVYVLPTFAHIRDIVYDVLQGSCEAPAVRVLHCNTTTEIMRSSLPDQGPKKHFYLKRDDMNECNDNSNYLQVVVDCGVVHVYGSYSSPRPSQAFNDFSFSVTGPRPKQLLLQHNQSFYLTVEAVNLATSKMASCSSANFNVAVLSQVDSGFNDSLSTSVPEVSVSPGEHGCQGEADGCPQVQKQLCIPEQDTSLPANPCPQENIHGHALSFTHPFDKTRFIQCDLSGKMYITQCPPGEAYDVISHGCGSAIAATELPGRHILSGNISNPCTAHDIRTGLLYFTHPKPDRFIQCDTWGNPWVQLCPSSFVWDQTQLTCVSPELLSSKTTTATSVSVTKIQTSLTTTLDPDICEHPDGVGIYPHPDPTKYIQCLLGRELVQQCPPGQLWREALMSCVMP; this is encoded by the exons TGGTAGCGAGGTCGTAACTACCGTGGTAGACCGTATACGTAATGCGTGCATCTTTCGGCGAGATAACTTGTACTTACGACGCCTGGCCTACGTGGAGAGCGCAGATGGAACAGACCCAAAGACGTATAGGCCGGGCTACTATGGAGGAATCTGGCAG ATCGACGAGTCGAAGTTCCTCGCAACAACTAACTGTACAGGCCGTTTGCTACCCAAATGTTTGGACATCCTTCGCGAGTTCTCCATCGACTGGAAGCGAGTGCCATGGCGCGCTCTTCTGAAGCCGCTCTACTCCGCCCTGGCTGCCTCTCTCTACACGTTCCTCACTGTTGGACCGGACGGGGTGCCTCCTGATCTCACAGGGCAGCAGGTCTTCTGGAGGGACGCCTTCCATGACGGCATACTACCCTACAGCTACATGGATAAAGTGCATGACATGCCTAACG TGTGCTCCAGTACCCAGCTGGACGTGGCCTTCGTGCTGGACAGTTCCAGCAGCGTGGACAGAGTGGACTTCTACAGGACGCTGGACTTCGTCAAGGACGCCGTGGCAACTCTTTTCAAGTCAAACCCGGGCACCAGGGTCGCCATGGTCAAATACAGCAGTTTCGCCATAGTGGAGTTCCACCTGGATCGCTACCACACCGCCGAACAGGTCAACAGCTACCTCGACAACATGGTCTACATCCCTGGCGGATCCAACACCGCTGAAGCCATCAATGTCACCATCCATGACGTATTCAGTGCCGCACATGGCGCCAGGCGGGAGGCTTCTAAGATCGCCATTCTCATAACAGACGGAAG GTCGAAGAGCTCTAATGCCACCATTGATGTCGGTCAAGACGCCCACAGAGCCGGAATCACGGTCTTCACCGTCGGGGTCGGTGAAGTGAACATCCGGGTGCTGAACGCGTTAGCGTCGGTCCCCACGTGTAATCACGTATACGTGCTGCCCACGTTCGCTCACATTAGGGACATCGTGTACGACGTTCTGCAgggatcttgtgaag CTCCGGCTGTAAGGGTGTTGCACTGCAACACAACGACGGAGATCATGAGGTCAAGCCTGCCTGACCAGGGTCCCAAGAAACACTTCTATCTGAAGAGAGACGACATGAATGAATGCAACGACAACAGCAACTACTTACAG GTGGTTGTCGACTGCGGGGTCGTTCACGTGTACGGCTCCTACAGCAGCCCACGGCCTAGTCAGGCTTTCAACGACTTTTCCTTCTCCGTGACGGGGCCGCGTCCAAAGCAACTACTCCTCCAACACAACCAATCATTCTACCTGACTGTAGAGGCGGTGAATCTCGCCACCTCCAAGATGGCGTCATGTTCGTCTGCTAACTTCAACGTGGCTGTGCTGAGCCAAGTCGACAGTGGTTTCAACGACTCTCTGTCGACGAGTGTTCCCGAAGTCTCAGTGTCACCAG GCGAACATGGGTGTCAAGGTGAGGCCGATGGTTGTCCACAGGTGCAGAAACAGCTTTGCATACCAGAACAAG ACACCAGTCTACCTGCCAACCCCTGTCCACAGGAAAACATACATGGCCACGCCCTGTCCTTCACCCACCCGTTTGATAAAACCAGGTTTATTCAGTGTGACCTGAGCGGAAAGATGTACATTACCCAGTGTCCCCCGGGAGAGGCCTATGACGTCATATCTCATGGCTGTGGGTCCGCCATAGCCGCCACTGAACTTCCAGGCCGTCATATCTTGAGCGGGAACATATCCAACCCTTGTACCGCGCACGACATCAGGACCGGACTGCTATACTTCACGCACCCCAAACCTGACAGATTCATTCAGTGTGATACATGGGGCAACCCGTGGGTGCAGCTCTGTCCGAGCTCCTTTGTTTGGGATCAAACCCAACTCACTTGTGTAAGTCCCGAGCTTCTTTCCTCCAAAACGACGACAGCGACGTCGGTCAGCGTCACGAAGATCCAGACGTCGCTAACGACGACCCTAGATCCTGATATCTGCGAGCACCCTGACGGGGTTGGAATATACCCCCATCCCGACCCCACGAAGTATATACAGTGCCTCCTAGGACGGGAGCTGGTACAGCAGTGTCCCCCAGGGCAGTTATGGCGCGAGGCCCTGATGTCGTGCGTTATGCCATAA
- the LOC137291682 gene encoding follistatin-related protein 1-like yields the protein MRDCMVLMLLVLVLAVSLQSADADKKSGGQQSRKCGTKQCRAGQQCSTGPDGEKTCVCRKVCNQRKALTCGSDGRTYYNKCELHRIACVEGRKLKINHKGACPSNNDVPVNDVEKKSGKQTSPLVCYEVQRDELRRLLVDWVKHRAVSEGRPYNATVKQLFQECDQDKNSILGADEMLQCLEVFRTDAKDTDAHILRALCIDALIKAASVKQNWVLSEPELQKLLQPDFVAPPKDCQLENKHYKDGDETQVDCNVCACACGDWVCTGAPCRKNKRNTGVPGPVYKGRLPMQEERVRFLQGFKAAKEVNIRAVQDEVAKKQYSQDVAEQLKSLNKKNTKH from the exons ATGAGGGACTGTATGGTGTTGATGCTTTTGGTGCTGGTGCTGGCTGTTAGTCTTCAGTCAGCAGATGCAGACAAGAAG TCTGGTGGACAACAAA GTCGCAAATGTGGCACAAAACAGTGTCGAGCAGGGCAGCAGTGTTCCACAGGGCCTGATGGAGAGAAAACTTGCGTTTGCCGCAAAGTTTGTAATCAGAGAAAAGCACTCACGTGTGGAAGTGACGGACGTACATACTACAACAAGTGTGAACTGCACAGAATCGCTTGTGTTGAAGGACGCAAACTTAAAATTAATCACAAAGGAGCCTGTCCAA GCAACAACGATGTTCCTGTGAATGATGTTGAGAAGAAGTCTGGGAAACAGACATCACCCCTGGTGTGTTACGAGGTCCAGAGAGATGAATTGCGACGTCTGCTTGTGGACTGGGTCAAGCACAGAGCTGTGTCAGAAG GTAGACCATACAATGCCACGGTGAAGCAGTTGTTCCAGGAATGTGACCAGGACAAGAACAGCATTTTAGGTGCCGATGAGATGCTTCAGTGTCTGGAAGTTTTCAGGACAGATGCCAAGGACACTGATGCACACATTCTTAG AGCACTGTGTATCGATGCCCTAATCAAAGCTGCCTCCGTCAAACAGAACTGGGTCCTCAGTGAGCCAGAGCTGCAGAAGCTATTGCAGCCAGACTTTGTAGCTCCACCAAAAG ACTGTCAGCTTGAAAACAAGCATTACAAGGATGGGGATGAGACACAGGTCGACTGTAATGTCTG tgcatGTGCGTGTGGAGACTGGGTTTGTACCGGGGCACCGTGCAGGAAGAACAAGCGAAACACAGGAGTCCCTG GTCCAGTATACAAAGGACGTCTGCCCATGCAGGAGGAGAGGGTGAGGTTCCTTCAAGGGTTCAAGGCTGCCAAGGAGGTAAACATACGTGCTGTCCAGGATGAGGTTGCCAAGAAGCAATACTCACAAGATGTCGCCGAGCAGCTGAAGAGCCTCaacaagaaaaacacaaaacactag